The genomic window GAAATGGAGTCTGActatgtaacaaaaaaaaacaaagctaaatgtACCCGTCAAGATTGGAAGCTTCCTCCTGTAAATATCCATCATGACTGTTTTGAGCTTTTCTTTTTAGGGAATTTGAGGTATAACAATAAAACCACGCCTGTATGACCTACTCCGAGTAAACAAATATAATGCAGGGGCTGGGCACATCCAGAAAAACATCAAGGCTAAACCACACGCAGTGAAAGGGCAGTGGAACGTAAAGCAGAAAGAGGCAGTTGTGTAGATAGGCAGTGAACCGGGGCCGTGTTCTTTGGTCTAATTATAACCCAGAAGAGAAGACGGCTCACACAGtggcctctccctctctccgctGCAGTTATTGAGCTGAATTTAAGTATTGGGTGGCACCTCTCTGTGGTCCACAGTTACGGGTGCAGAGATTCCAGATTGGTTACTCAGCAACCAAACTACAATGAGCAGATATAAATATATCACTTCATTGAAGCGCTTCTCCCAGAGGGGTGAACTGTGAGTCCAAATGTCACGAAGTGATGTTTAAAGTATGAAAAGCATCAGATTACTGACTAAAGATGATCTGATACAACTCCTTTATAATCACTGACAACTTTTCACTTAatcctctctgcctgtacgGTTCATGACCCAGCTTCAGCTGTGTCTCAGGACCGAAAATTCAGTGTTATCTGATACAGCGCTGTGacttaaatcattaaaaaaaatgttgagacAATATCAGTGAACATTCAACTCAGTAGAAATTCTAGAGGGTGTATATTACTAGgtgaaaaaatatcaaaacCTACAATTAGTGCTGTaccaaaaaaaagataaattaaaaattcaaatttaaaaaatccttcaaaaacaaacaaaaaaccccaacaatTTGAATAAAGCGATTAACTGGatttaatttgtcttttttgtattatattaaCTTTCTTTAATTACTATAACTCATCAGTCGTCAGCGTAAATACATGTAGGCAGCTAGGCAGCGGGCTAATCCAATGCGGACATTTCATAATGATTCAATAACGATTAAATAATAATCCCACCTTTAGGCTTACAGCAACATTATGCTACAACAGAAAtgataatgtgtgtttgttgcacaagaatgtatgtatgtacccAGACTGTGTGCAGGTGTACAAATAGCAAATAAAATTATCTTACCTTATTATGTTTGTGTCACAAGTCGGTAACAATCctacaaagctaccaatggaaTCTAAttctctttatttctctttaatctttatctgcaactgtgcagaaatactgtgaaagaaaaaagttgAGCTTTTGAATGTTGTATTTAGAATTCCAATGTCAACGTTGTGAATGAAGCTTTGAACTCTTCAGCACAGCcctgataataatataaatataatataatgagaCCCAAAACAACACCTCAACAACATACAgcctcaaaaataatgaaacttCTCTGACACAGTCAGAACTGAACCTGAACGCTAAACTCCACAAAGGCTTCTGCATGTGTTGAAATGCTTCAGTCATGGATTAAATTAGATTGTTAAGGTGTTCATGACAATGTGCACATCCtctaaattatattaaattacACAGAGATTATGCACGCTACATGTTGAAACAGCAAATGATGTGTAGGCATAACACTTGATTACCAGCGTCAGTATGCTTGCAGCCTTATTACGACTGCACAGTCTTTCTCCTACTGCTCCTTGATATTTAAGTGTATAATCTCATACAATATTAATTAAAGCCGTCTGTTGTTGcttaaaaggaaaacaaacaagcaggGAAATAAACTCACCGAGCTCCCCGGCAGCATTCCTTCCACCGACGGCGTAGAGGTGTCCCTTGAGTGCACTGAGGTGGAAGAAGGTTCGTTTCTCATTAAGGCATGCCACCTGCATCCACTTGTTGTAGCGAGGGTCGTACCGGAACACGGTGTCCACTGCTGTCTTGCCTTTGGTGTCGTAGTTGCTTTGGCCACCCACCACGTACAGAAAGTTTCCGATGACTGCAATGCCGTGTTGGTAGCGGGGTGCATCCATGGGTGCCAGCGCCTTCCACTCATGAGCTTTCTCATCAAAAAGACGCAGCTCCTTACTTACAACTAGCTGCTGGCGCAGAACGCCACCCAGGGTGACCAGGTGGGCACTGTCCGAGCGGATGGCTGTCCGTTCTGACTGCATAACTGGCTGCATGTAGGGCATCATTTGGTAGTTGCTAGCCTCCAGGAGAAGGTTGACACAGGTGTTGTCTGTGCGCATAAAGTCCACTGTCTGCACGTGATTGATGAGTTCCTGTGGGTTCATGAGGGGAAAGCGGATGTTCTTCATGAGCTTTGGGGCATAGTCCATACGGCCGTCTTCGTAGCGTAACCAGCGGCAAGCGGCTTTGAACAGGTCCAATTCAGTGCAGTGTTTCAAGCTGTTGCTGGACAGTACAAAAGCTAACCGTTCAAATGGCAGCTTGACAAACTCTCCCGTGCCCAGCAGCGAGGGGAAGTTCTTCAGGATGAAGTTGTTGACATATTTGTCCACCTCTGTGAGGTTATACGTGTTGGCGATGCGCCCCACCTCCACACAGTTGTCAAGAGAAACCTGCAGGGGAGGAGAAATTGAAATTTTGGAGAGCTGCAACTCAAGTCCTTTTCACATAAGCACTGCAACCCTGAATTTATCTAGACATCATTCGGAGGAGCTATATGTGAGAAGGCAACTGGACATTGAACAGACATTTCCTCTTCTATGATTCTAATACAAACTCTGTGTAATGTGCAACTGAGCCCATGTGTAAAAACAGCAGGTGACTGTCCGGAGGATTCACAGCAAGCAAGTGGGGCTGTTCATGACATTTCTATCATGCCAGTGGTGTGAAACCGGAAGAAATGTCTGAACAGCCATTTGTACAATTTTATAACAAGACACTAATAAAAATGTCTAACTGGAGAGATAAGATTTGGGAACTTGTGTCGGTAACAGCCAAAGCCGTTATCGTCAGACTACTTCAAGAAACAGCAAGAGAGCTGCAGCGTACTTTTTGCATCATGTCTTACCTCCTGCACGCTCTACCCAGGTGCCATTTCTTGCTTAAACCAAACCAAGTTTTGAAGTACTGCCAGTTGTGAGCGGTCTGACACGGACGATCTTCAgttgtgtgctacatgtgtgTGAGGTAAACCAGCCCTGATTATGTGGACATCGTCAAGAGTTAAGATGACAACAAATCTTAGAAGATGAGTGACTCAGTCTTCCCAACTTGTATAGATAAACTCATTTCCTTGGACAGAACGCCttctagttaaaaaaaatatcaatgaTTTAGCATTGAGGGATGTTGCAATCAAAGCCAAATAAACATATTGTCTGCAGCTATAAGGCAAAACATGAGTAGCACACAAGGGTTTgctttttgctgttttctgtcactgtgAACTTAATACCCTTTAGTTTTTGGACTGCTGGCAAGACAAAAAGCAATTTTACCATGTCAACATGGCCTCTAAGTatcatttggaaaaaaaattccACATGAATTGCTTGTAGTTACATTTTAGCAATGCAttcaaaagtaaaaacaagCTCAAACCTTCAGAACACATCAAAGTTCACACACATTGATATGGGTAATTCTGCCCATTTTATGTGCTGTTTCTATATCAAAATGAAATGTTAATACACACTGACAGCTGCTATCTTCTATTAGAGCATCTTTAACATTTTATCTGGTGCCTTCCTAGCAAAGCAGAATGGTCAAGTTGGCTGAATACAAATGCTTTTAACCTTTTTCAGAATTTCAGGTGCTTCTTCTGGGTTTTATGTAGCAAGCTTTGTGAGACAGATCCTGAACTAGAGGGTTACTAGTCATCAGCATGCTGATCTAGCCCATCATAATTTGTCCACCCTAACCGTAGCTCTCCTCTTCTTTATTGCCTTCATTATTTCTTGACTGACAATTTCTACTTCTTCCTCTAATCCATCTTGAAatatgcttttgtgtgtgtgcttgcctCCTCTAATCCAATACCACTCCATGATTTAAAGCCACAATATTTAGGGAAATAAACCGCAGCTTTcatttgaaattatttttaaaatcataataTCCAGTTATTTCAGCCAATGGCCCTAAACAGCTGGCCAGCACTAGAAGATAGCTTTGTGTTGTGCAATAGCGTGCAGCTGTGCGGCTCGTGCTTCTGCCTCCTTACCCCAGATATAAGAAAGACCTTGCAGAAGTCCAGCACAGGAAGGATTTGTAAGAAGCTGGCTGCCTCGAGTGTGTCTTGCAGATTCTCCATGTTAAGTGACAACTTGGCCGTGTAGATAAAGTCAATGATCTTCTTCAGGCCTATTCGGTTAACTCCGTGAAGCTTGATGCACATTAAATCCTGTTCTTTCATTCCACCTGCATCAGGAGAGAGTAGGGGATCAGAAGAAGGAGACACTAGCACGTGGTTCAACCCATGCATAATctcatttgtctgacagctctgTCGGCAGCCACGTTTATTAGAATTTTTAAAGAACTTAAAGAATAAAGCGTATTTAACTGAACAAATTCAATTAAGCTGAAAATAAACAATGCATTATTTCATTTAGATGCATACACCATTGTGCGTAAACGGcaatgaaatgttttcagtgtCAAAGGACTTATCTTCAGAGAAAGGATTGAAGGTCTTAGGGAGAATCCCATTGCTCAGCATCTGTGCTCTCACAGCTCCCTTATCACTAATGAGCTATCCCACACTCTAAGTACAGTTTCCCCTTACTCCTAGCAAGCTCTTCTTCTATTCTCACTGCAGAGGCTTCTTCATTTTTATCATATACTTTAATAGACAAATCTCTAAACATACTTACACTGCTGTCTGTGACACCAAAAGTAACTCCGCTGACTGTTCCAAAATTAAAATTCTCTTTCAGTGCTCATTAATGCAAATGACAGGAGTGCTTAATTACTAATCAAAGATTGagtcataaaaaataaacaccaaTAGGCTACAGGTTAACACAAGGTCCAATC from Epinephelus lanceolatus isolate andai-2023 chromosome 11, ASM4190304v1, whole genome shotgun sequence includes these protein-coding regions:
- the klhl13 gene encoding kelch-like protein 13 isoform X2 — encoded protein: MEHPVHRGETMPIGLHDRSLVEDDDAHMKVALGYGDMGISAHLQASKTGNTRFFTSNTHSSVVLQGFDQLRIEGLLCDVTLVAGDGDEAFPVHRAMMASSSDYFKAMFTGGMKEQDLMCIKLHGVNRIGLKKIIDFIYTAKLSLNMENLQDTLEAASFLQILPVLDFCKVFLISGVSLDNCVEVGRIANTYNLTEVDKYVNNFILKNFPSLLGTGEFVKLPFERLAFVLSSNSLKHCTELDLFKAACRWLRYEDGRMDYAPKLMKNIRFPLMNPQELINHVQTVDFMRTDNTCVNLLLEASNYQMMPYMQPVMQSERTAIRSDSAHLVTLGGVLRQQLVVSKELRLFDEKAHEWKALAPMDAPRYQHGIAVIGNFLYVVGGQSNYDTKGKTAVDTVFRYDPRYNKWMQVACLNEKRTFFHLSALKGHLYAVGGRNAAGELATVECYNPRTNEWTYVAKMNEPHYGHAGTVYGGYMYISGGITHDTFQKELMCFDPDADKWTQKAPMTTVRGLHCMCTVGDRLYVIGGNHFRGTSDYDDVLSCEYYSPALDLWTPIAAMLRGQSDVGVAVFENKIYVVGGYSWNNRCMVEIVQKYDPEKDEWHKVFDLPESLGGIRACTLTVFPPEDISGSPSRESPLSAP
- the klhl13 gene encoding kelch-like protein 13 isoform X1, whose product is MPLKWKSGSPVSWKFPVPVLKTSRSSPLSPAYISLVEDDDAHMKVALGYGDMGISAHLQASKTGNTRFFTSNTHSSVVLQGFDQLRIEGLLCDVTLVAGDGDEAFPVHRAMMASSSDYFKAMFTGGMKEQDLMCIKLHGVNRIGLKKIIDFIYTAKLSLNMENLQDTLEAASFLQILPVLDFCKVFLISGVSLDNCVEVGRIANTYNLTEVDKYVNNFILKNFPSLLGTGEFVKLPFERLAFVLSSNSLKHCTELDLFKAACRWLRYEDGRMDYAPKLMKNIRFPLMNPQELINHVQTVDFMRTDNTCVNLLLEASNYQMMPYMQPVMQSERTAIRSDSAHLVTLGGVLRQQLVVSKELRLFDEKAHEWKALAPMDAPRYQHGIAVIGNFLYVVGGQSNYDTKGKTAVDTVFRYDPRYNKWMQVACLNEKRTFFHLSALKGHLYAVGGRNAAGELATVECYNPRTNEWTYVAKMNEPHYGHAGTVYGGYMYISGGITHDTFQKELMCFDPDADKWTQKAPMTTVRGLHCMCTVGDRLYVIGGNHFRGTSDYDDVLSCEYYSPALDLWTPIAAMLRGQSDVGVAVFENKIYVVGGYSWNNRCMVEIVQKYDPEKDEWHKVFDLPESLGGIRACTLTVFPPEDISGSPSRESPLSAP